Sequence from the Platichthys flesus chromosome 2, fPlaFle2.1, whole genome shotgun sequence genome:
tgacACATGGTTGATGCCTGCTGTGGACTGGACGGATGCTGCAGTCACAGTTTTAAGAGCGATGATCTGTTCTCAGATCCACTGACGGTCACGCCCAGGGTTAAACCAAACAACCTGGGAAGTGGATGCAGGACACGCAGTAAAGAAAGAGACGCCTCGGAGACGTGAGGTAACCAGACGTCCCCTGACCGAGCCCACATGTCAAACAACCGACCGACTGCTCTCAGCTTTCTATAATCCTCCATGTGTGAAGGTGTTGTGTGCTTGAGATCCGTGGACGGAGCGTTCTCACCCACAGAACAACTCGTCTTGTTAAATGTCCTCTGCTGGCTCAGTGAGGACGTTTGCAGAATTTAGCATCAGGGATCAACTCTCCAAGCCGAGTCCACGTATGACTTCCTGTCAGGAAATCCCTCGGTCACAGCAGGGAACAATGTGACGGAATAAATCTCCAACAGACAGAACTATGAACAATGGAGCGTCCAAGAAACTGTGTCCCGACAGAACTGGACAATCATATCACCACACTCCATCGTTCATTCCACCCGGAGACCAAAATATCTGTTTGtgcaacaaagacaaaatgaaagatTTTAGAGTTTAAATCTGAACTAAAGTTTTCATCTGATGATGGGGACAAGTTATTACGTCATGAAATGTCCTCCAAGCTGTTGAGACGTTCCTCTGAGAACAGACGTCAGACGTGGAGCTGGAAGGTttcatcctctggagaaacGTTCTCATGAAACGTTCTCAGCCTATGAGCGATCTGCAGCATCCAAAATGGCAGAGATCCCTTTGATCACTGTGGGAAACATCATATTTAACCTGAAGAATTTTCAATACTCCACAATATagtatgaaaatattaatatgtaCAATATATTGAGCTCGAGGAACTGCCTTTGTTTTCAGTTtggatttttctaaatgtgaCAAACGGGATCGTAACAGCTCCAAAATTcaacttttcacttttattatGTACTTAAAAGTTCTTCTTACAAATCAAACCAACATCAACACAGAGTTCACATTCTGCAGATAATAACAAACAGTACAAATGACAGTTTAAAGGAGTGTTTCTTTAACAATAACCCAAACAGTCAGTTCATGTGACTGTTCACAACATAATGTACATTACACATCGTCTGGCTGATTCAGTGGACAAAACGCTTCCAGCTGAAATAAGCAGTAAACAAAATCACACGTGAGAACAAGAAATACCAAAACTATGATCACTGTCATCGGCGTTGCCCCGGTGACGACGGCTCAAGTCTGGATCCTGTATTGCTGAGAATTATTTGGAATTgagccagaaaaaaaaacatctaaaaccAAGTAATTAATACAAATAGTACAAACCTGGGTTATATAGAGTCTATATACAAATCtacacatttagaaaaacatatttagtgTTAAAAATGTACAACACGAGGAGCCAATCCTCTGTAATAAAGAAACCAATATCAAAAGTACAATGTGTAGGATTGAGTGGCCTCTAGTGGTGAAGGTTCATATTGCAACCACCTGAACAGCCCTTCCCTTCCCGTCAGGTGACTGCGGCCGACACTCGATGAAAAGCTTAACGACTTCCACTGATTCACTGTCGATCAGTGCACAACAATCGCAACCAGTTGACGACACCGACAGttcacctccatgttagcattTAATCACGCTAAAGTTTCCCAAGTCTCTAGAATCGCAGCCAGAAATCGTTCGTTTAAAGCTAGCGCTCCTGCATTCGTCACAGACTGGGTTCACGCTACGTCTCTAAACGTAAAACCATTGAACGCCTTCTTAAGAACCAGTGTTTCTGGTGTGTCCGTTCTGGGCTTCCGTAGAAACATGGTGGCCTTGGTGGAAAGTTGAGTCTCAGGTGACGACTAACCCGACGACTCCGAGGCTACGTCCAGACGACTACATTACAACCATCTCGGTCCACGAGCGTTTTGGTTCCGTGTCAGTTTTCATCTCCGTCCATACGAACACGCTGAAAACACACGAGACACACACGTGACCGATCACCTACACGGAGCCTGTGAGCGCCCGAGCTAACAGGAAGCTTTGGGttgtgtaaacatgtaaacagctGGATCTTCTATATACAGAGTTCAAGCTTCTcagttttagtttgtgtttcaaACGTAGTCATGTGGATGTAGGTTTACATcataattaatatttcatgagtCCTGCACCTTGTGAACATGAAGAttcttttacacaaacactttttatcTCATCTGCAGGAAACAGATTATTCCACCTGTGTAGCGTCAAAATGCACCGAAGAGCTTCAGGTCACATGATTACAGCTCAAGATGCAGCAGGAAGAATATTGTTTGTTCCTTGTGgggaaagaaaagtaaaagtctGCATCTGTTAATTGAACCTTAATTAACAGACTGTTAATTAAATCCTAATTGGCAGCTATTATAAGTCACTGAAGATATTACTGTTATTAAAATGATTGTAAACCTTAAGGCAGGAAGATGAAGGCACATGTTATTATTACAAAATGATACAGGAATATTAAACCTTtagataagaagaagaaaagtgtcCGATTCTTCTTAATCTGTTTaattctctttctgtttctgagTGGAAATCAACTGATTTACACGTTTAGTTCATTCTGAGATCGACCGTCTGTCGAGGAAAAAGCTGCTTCGCAAATCTGTTTTATCAGAAGTTTGAGATTTCTGAAGCGAGACGACCACACGAGGAAGAAACGTCGGTAACGTTTGAACTCTCAATCACTgtcgccatgtttgttgttcttATAAAACTGTTtactctgcgctgccctctagtggaggaAGTGCTTAATGGCCATTCGAACATAACGGACACAGTATGTGAGCAGAGAAGTTTGAAGCAGACTTTTCTTTCCGTACGTAAAGAGTTAGcgtcgtggggggggggggggggggtatctctAAGGGCCTGAGGtttcttttcacattttaatttatttgtttctttctgaaTCTTCTTCTCGTGGGTTAACATCTCTCCACATGTAACATTCAGGGTTGTCAAGTTTTACAATTAATTCGATGATTGATTTTTTACAAATTGGTTTTATGAAGTGAAGGCAAATCATCttaatcgccccctggtggctgactgcagaaTATatgtcataaaccccacctcctccatgttagcagatgagacCAAACTAAAAGAATCAAAGTAGACGATtgtcaaagatgtttctgtcgtttcagtttgttcaagtttctgcTCCGTTcggttttatttagttatgtaatgatataaaaacaggctgagaagacatgactgacagctgacactgactcctgattggatgactgacagctgacactgactcctgattggatGAGAGTGTATCAACAGGACCTCGATATGTCATGTGTGgtacttgtgtgttttgtgagtcTCATCACTTTGTACTTGTAGTAAGTCGTCACGACAGGAATCAGGTGAAACTCTGTAATGGCTTGATTTCCACCGGGCATCATCAGAACTGTGGAAGCAGAAGAGAAACTGACATAACTTCAAAAACACGTCCACCGAGACGTTTGTCCTGGTGGTGACGTGACCAGActccagaggtcagaggtcagaggtcagaggtcggagaTCAGAGGAGGAGAACGTTCAACACCTCCTCTGGTGGACCAGTCAGTCGGAGCTCTTGAGCTCGAAGCGGCTGTACACCTGCTTGGATTTCATCTGGTTGTAATGGTTCACCAGGTCCAGTTTGCTGTGGCCCAGCGTCATGCGCTTCTGGTCCTGCCGGCTCATCAGAGCTactggagagggggggggaggcgggCTCTGCTGGCTCTCCGGCTCCGTTGGAGAGAGGTCCGGCCCCCCCCAGGGCGACGAGCTGTGAGGGGACGGGGACCTCCACAGTTTGTTGAGGCCTCTCTGCTTGAGGGTGGGTTTGCTCTCGTTGACCGGGGACGGGGTCTGGGTCCTGGGGGTCAGGCCGGAGGTGGGGGGGCCGTGGAACATGCTGGGTTTGTGGTCGTACAGACCCAGGGCCTGGAGCTTGGAGGAGGTGCCGCTGATGTTCGACCTCATGACGTCCGCCGCACTGGGCTTGTTCCACTCGATGCCCATTGGCTGACCAAAGGTCGGCGAGGGTCGCTCAGGAACTGGGATGTGATTGGCCGCTCCGTTAGCAGACACCCGCGGTCCTGGTGGCAGGACATGTgcctggtccccccccccaccccctcccctcctctcggGGCTGAGGCGAGAGTTGCTGCTGGTCTCCTTCTTGTCGTGACCTTGAGTGACCTTATAGGAGGCGTTGGCCGTCATTCCAGGCGCCACCTTCACGCTGGAGACACTGTTACTGGATTGGCTGCTGGAGTGATCAGAACAAGCTCTGTCCCTCTgcctgaaggaggagagaaagtgacgATTAGAGTCCTGAACGTTCTTTAAGTTTAGGTCCTAACTGTTTTCTAATCTGGAATCTCAACAGATTATTATGGTCTGTCCACCAGCGAAGCATTTCTGTACGAATGAACAAACTAGtttcactttttccacttttaatattttctaaGTTTAATTCATTCCAAAGCATGAGGTCTAAGACTTAGTCgctgtggagcagcagtgagggatgatgggagttgtagtcttcttCCTTCAGGTTTTATCTGAATCCTCCTCAACACAAGCAGCTGATTCACTCCAGTAAAACCAGTGAACAAAGCAGCTTCATGGTaaaactctgtgtttctctgcctcgtctctgattggctgagagtcgAGCTGCCGCTGACGACTACAATCCTTAATCTGCTTCAAATAAAGAGTTAAAAACCAGCAAGATATACAAAGTGTATCATAAAGTCACTTTTGACtcttcagacacacaacacgacACACAGTGGGGATGTGACGCCAGCAGCTGGACTCCAGTGTTGTACCTGTCGGCGGTTAGATCCAGCCCCAGGCCGGGGGCCATCATGGCCTGGTAGGACGGGTAGTAGGGCATCCCCTCGTCCTCTGGGTTGTAGAAGCAGTCGACGATCTGCGAGTCTGCGTACAGGCAGCGGAACTCCCGGTCGAAGCTGTCGGCGATGCGCCCTGAGAAGTGCATCACCATGTTGCTGTGCACCTGAGCCGACAGCCAGGTGAaactggagaggagacagaaagcaGGGGGCGGACATGTTGTTAGAGTGCGGAGGCAGTGAGAGGGAGAACCAGTGAACCTGCAGatttgaacacagcaggaagtTTGAGGGCCTAATGTGGCTCCTCAGCaaaaacatgagttgaatcacGAGCAGGGAAACTGAAGATGTGTCTTGCTCGTCTTCCACCTCCAGCTGACGAGTCACTGAGTCGTGAGTTTTACCTGCAGCAAGATCCAGTGAATGAAATGTATAACAAACAAGCAGCCAGAGGAGGAAACCGAGGATTCTAGATTCAGACGGTGAGGAACCAAACAATTCCAAGGAGATATTcagaatatatataatgttcaaTATCCAGAAACAGAAGATCAGCAGCTTGGTGACTGCAGCTAAGgatggacgatgcatctccacctcctcctgagaggaagtggagatgaatTCACAAGACAAGTTAAGGGAATTCTCTCCAGGTTGTTCCTGAGACATTAACAGGGGGGAAGACAACCTCCTGCCTCTGGCCACTAGGGGTCGCATCATGCCTCTCGCGCGTTCCTCTACTCTCTGagctcgtttttttttttttttaaaagaagaagttAATCTGACATTAGAACACGATCTCTGCTTCTACAACATGTTCTCTGCGTGGTTAATGATACCATCTGGAGACGTTACTGATCAGAAAACAATAGGATGGAAATGAAGAACTAAGTGGAGACGCTGTTTGGATTTATTCTGTCCCCTCAGGACACTTTGCAGATTTCCCTCCGACTCGTCTCGACTCAGCAGCTTCTCAGAATCTCCATAAAGAACGAGAGGCTGATCCTCGGAGCGTTAGAGACTTTCTTCAGTGAGCGTCTCTGTGACAGTGAGTGTGTTTCCCAGCAGCTGGAAACCTGCAGGACGGCTTCACAGAGCTCCGATAGGTCGGACACATTCACTGAAGAGCGACGCCTCCTTCACACAAACCATAAATCAATCACAATGTCAGTATGAATCGCCGGGGGCCGAGGTCGAGAGGGCGCCCATTTAGCCACGCCCACAGACAAACATGCAAAGGTCAATTCAGTTAGAACCTGAAACAAATGGATTCTGTTTCTAAACCTACACTAGAACCAgtatcaaacacaaactgatgtTCTGGAGTCAGTTTCAGAAGCTTTGTCACAAAGTCTTGACAGTTGTTGGTGATGTTTGCTCACGGGAGGAGTTACAGGTTTTaatatacataaacaaacactgataatGAGGtcgttttatgtatttaaagaGTTAAGTTAACAAATGATCCACTTTCTTTTGCTATTACTGAGATATCTCTGCCTCAGTGTGTCACCTGCTGCTCAAATAAACGAATCTGATGGCGCGACTCGGGAACGCCCGGGGTCAGAAGGTGACACTGCAGTTTGGTGCTCAGGAGATAAAGCCTGGTCACACCTCGCCCTTCATTccagtggcagcagcacagtTTGATGTCTGTCACGACACACCCGACACCACACCCCACTACACACCCCGCTGCATGCAGACTCACTTCACTGGTAACATGTGCTTTTCAGAAATGATCAAAATGTTAATCCTTGTGAATTTGGAGAACTTCGTGAACCTGCACTGGATAAATACACTTTCTCACATTTGAACTCTGAACAGGAGAAAACACGGACACAGGAAAACAATCAGTGGAAGGAATTTGACgtgaaagagggagaagagccgagaaaatgttttttagccgttttcacacctgcactgaagttctgacatgttcctgacatgttcctcacatgttctgcagattCTATAggtgagaacaaatgtctgagtcagtgtctctggacatttcTACAACtgttcctgcagcctcctgctaAAATGTCCTGGAGcgtcccagtgagcgagtggacgtgtggacggggtttctaacacgtgacgtgaaacctgaagaacacaaacatctcaggatgaagaagaggagccggacacgtacaagacgaagacgtcaacttggaaacacaaggagattccagatcttctggtgatgagggccgacccgGTGTGGAcgagatgtaaacaacaacactgatctttccacagcagagtttatacgtcatgtcccgcctcctgctgctctacaggctccgcctcctgctgctctacaggctccgcctcctgctgctccacaggctccgcccctcgcctggatgttccccacatgttcttgtttgaacgagtcggaccaacaacctgctgctgctgcttctcaaacaccaactacacaacatgtttcCAGAACAGTCACTGAAACCAAAGCCTAAAACGTGACATAGTGAAAGAGGTTTGTGAGTTGTAAGAGGTTTACAGAGAGTTATAATTACACCAAGAAGGagagtgacaaacacacacgatcATTATCATCCACACTCCCTGTCTGTGACACTAAGTTGTTACAAATCCCCAGAGTTttacagcagtgtgtgtctggcacagagcagacacacacacacacacacacactggctccCTATGGGAATAAGgtgcaaacagaaaaacaaaatggagcCGAGTCAGCGACAGTTAATCTCTGATTCTCAGCTCCTCTTTTGAATTCACTCTGTTTCAGCTCCGGTTTCCAGCTGCAACAATCTGTCCTTCCAGTTCCAGTCGACTCACAAACTGGTGATGATGGATTCAAGGCTTCAGACCCGTGTTGAGAAAGAATCTCCAGAGATTTTGATGCTTTGGTCCGATATGAGAGTAAAAGTTAATAAATGAGAGATATGAATGTGTCGTGAGAAACTCGGAGcattttaaaaactgtgttCTGACACATACAGGAATCTCCTGCCCGTCTGCTCGTGTTCCTCCCTCACCGCTCACATGATCGACTTGGGACAAACTGTTCTCGAGAACACATCCAGACAGAAACATGCACCGATCGGCCGTCGTTCTCTGCTGCATTGAACCACAGAAACATATTTCATGAGGATTTTAGGTTCTCCAATTATGACAATACCACTTTTTGTTGATGTCTGTTTTGTGGTATTCTCAAACTGGTGCATTTTCAACAGCTCTGCTCTTCCCTGGATGCAAGGCTTCACTTTGTTTAAGAGCACGAGCCCACAGGGATTCCACCAATGGTTCAACCAACGTTTGAAATGATAAGAATTTTTTGGATCTTTACTGAAAACAGAGTAAAAGACCCTTGAAcagcaaaaaagagaaaagtgaaataaCTTTGTTGTTGTAAAGAATGAGTGAAATAATTACAGTGATGTTGTTGTGTACTGAAATCGACTCTCTAAAGGTGGCGTTCGCCTCGCAGCCATAGTTCACAGGTGAAACAcaatcagctcctcctccagcttgttACACATCTtatctacacacacatgaaccaaCTCATGCTGAGGCCGACTGGCTTCCTCCTTCAATCCACCGCCGGGCGGATGCAAAGCAAATGTCAGACGGCTGAAAGTGAGCCGGCTCTGTCAACACCTGTTCTTATTTTCACACGTGTTTTCACTGCGACCGTCtgagtgtctctttgtctctttgtctctggatgtgTTTGCTGTCTCATGACGGAAGAATCCACCGACACACATTAATAATATCTGGATATGAACAGATAATCTCAGGGTTAAAGCCAGACGCCATTTTGACCCCAGATTTAAAATGgacaaaacatttcctcttcctcggATTCTGCCATCATCCGACATGGACGTCATCTGGAGTCAAGTCAAgttcctgcttcctgtctgtgtgtgtctgtgtgtgtgtcagtgtgtgtgtgtgtgtgtgcgtgtgtctttcTCACCTGTATGACCCTGCGATGACCTCTTCACAGTCAATGATCATGAACTTCTCCAGGACCTGACCGGAGAACTTCTTGCCACTCTTGGTGCAGTAAGTGTCGCCGCACACACTGCGAACACGCATgttctgcacacaaacacaacatttcactgttaataacatgtacacacacacacacgtaaaaacACAAGCTACAAATTCATCCTCAGAGAACAAGAAGTTAGAAAACACGAGtcttacaaaaatacaaacaaggtTCAACAAGCAAACATGCAGCTACACAAACAGGTCAGGTCTAATAGAGTGTGAGAGCAGGGTCTCGAGTGAGAGCGGGGTCTCGAGTGAGAGCGGGGTCCTGAGTGAGAGCACCTCAGAATCTGAAGGTGTGGTCTCTACTTACACTCAGGTGAGAGTTCTGGATGTCCAGCGCCGAGCACATGTTCGTGAAGTAGCCGAGCTTCTTCTCGTCCAGCAGGATGTAGACGGGGACCTTGCGTTTGTTGGACGCCTCCATGAGGTCACAGAGAAGGTCAACGTCCGTAAACACGTCCATGACCACGGCTATCACCTGGAGCAGGAGGACACGAGGGACCAGAGAGTGTCAACGTCTTcacagcacaaagacacacgtGTCCCCTATAAAGACGTCCCTGTGGAAACTGGGGCAGATCACTGGGACACTTTTTACAGCTCGTGAGAGAAATAATTTGAAATGATTGTGAAGATGGTGAAGATTTTCATTTTAACCCTGCATTAATAATctgaataatttaaattccttaCATGGTATATAATTCATATTTCTATAATTCGCTGTACACTGCATGTTTAATTATTCAATACTTtttgacagatttttatttgtactcttcctttgctgctgtaacagaACATCATTTGATTTTATGTCGTTAATTTTCTATTGATGGAAAAAGT
This genomic interval carries:
- the fam83c gene encoding protein FAM83C produces the protein MSSEALRPSSGGRKPLGKLASRLEEVKNPWRQVSSSLELSHNEAARLATDALLELGEKEYRRVLSEERELGFLSPQEIRYIGQHTAKTCGPDTHGSNERDFGDADVVSQLTSGTYFPMMSDEEPPMLELGWPDSPARFGPSETHIYFQRDKSHNMKDLVRSLIHKAKKVIAVVMDVFTDVDLLCDLMEASNKRKVPVYILLDEKKLGYFTNMCSALDIQNSHLSNMRVRSVCGDTYCTKSGKKFSGQVLEKFMIIDCEEVIAGSYSFTWLSAQVHSNMVMHFSGRIADSFDREFRCLYADSQIVDCFYNPEDEGMPYYPSYQAMMAPGLGLDLTADRQRDRACSDHSSSQSSNSVSSVKVAPGMTANASYKVTQGHDKKETSSNSRLSPERRGGGGGGDQAHVLPPGPRVSANGAANHIPVPERPSPTFGQPMGIEWNKPSAADVMRSNISGTSSKLQALGLYDHKPSMFHGPPTSGLTPRTQTPSPVNESKPTLKQRGLNKLWRSPSPHSSSPWGGPDLSPTEPESQQSPPPPPSPVALMSRQDQKRMTLGHSKLDLVNHYNQMKSKQVYSRFELKSSD